A genome region from Anastrepha ludens isolate Willacy chromosome 3, idAnaLude1.1, whole genome shotgun sequence includes the following:
- the LOC128858714 gene encoding glucose dehydrogenase [FAD, quinone], producing the protein MAFGTMTSLLGMIPLLAIGMNYYRYQSIDPENKVQEPQMTRRQYDFIVVGGGSAGAVIANRLSEVRNWTVLLLEAGGDETEISDVPALAGYLQLTELDWKYTTTPSPTRQYCQAMKGDRCFWPRGKVLGGSSVLNAMVYVRGSKNDYNHWESLGNPGWGYEDVLKYFLKSEDVRNPYLAKTPYHETGGYLTVQESPWRTPLSIAFLQAGMEMGYEVRDINGERQTGFMLTQSTIRRGSRCSTGKAFIRPVRLRKNLDVLLHAHATKVLIDKNKRAIGVEFLKHGQKNVVFVRREVILSAGALNSPQLLMLSGIGPADHLQEYGINVLSDLPVGDNLQDHVGLGGLTFVVDAPLTVTRTRFQTIPVAMEYILRERGPMTFSGVEGVAFLNTKYQDSSVDWPDIQFHFLPSSINSDGGEQIRKILNLRDGFYNTVYKPLQNSETWSILPLLLRPKSTGWVRLNSRNPLQQPKLIPNYFAHQEDIDVLVEGIKLAINVSNTQAFQRFGSRPHNIPLPNCRHHEFMSDAYWACAIKQFTFTIYHPAGTCKMGPSWDATAVVDPRLRVYGVSGLRVADASIMPTIMNGNPNAPVIMIGEKAADLIKEDWGARPPRRDG; encoded by the exons TCCCACTACTGGCGATCGGCATGAACTATTATCGCTACCAAAGCATCGATCCGGAGAACAAAGTGCAGGAGCCGCAAATG ACGCGTCGCCAATATGACTTTATTGTTGTTGGCGGCGGTTCGGCTGGTGCAGTCATAGCCAATCGCCTATCGGAAGTACGCAACTGGACGGTTCTACTACTCGAAGCTGGCGGCGATGAGACGGAGATATCAGATGTGCCTGCGCTCGCCGGCTACTTACAGCTCACCGAACTAGACTGGAAGTACACAACAACACCTTCGCCCACGCGTCAATACTGTCAAGCTATGAAAGGCGATCGCTGCTTTTGGCCACGTGGCAAAGTGCTCGGCGGTTCCAGCGTACTCAACGCCATGGTGTATGTGCGTGGCTCCAAGAATGACTACAACCACTGGGAGTCGCTCGGCAACCCCGGTTGGGGCTACGAAGACGTGCTTAAATATTTCCTTAAATCGGAAGATGTACGCAACCCCTACCTAGCTAAAACGCCCTATCACGAAACAGGCGGCTATCTAACAGTGCAGGAGTCACCTTGGCGCACACCACTCTCTATAGCTTTTCTGCAAGCCGGCATGGAGATGGGCTACGAGGTGCGTGACATTAACGGAGAACGACAGACCGGCTTCATGCTTACGCAGAGCACCATCCGCAGAGGATCACGTTGCAGCACAGGCAAGGCGTTTATCAGACCAGTGCGTCTACGCAAGAACCTCGATGTTTTGCTGCATGCGCACGCCACCAAAGTGCTGATAGATAAAAACAAACGCGCCATAGGTGTGGAGTTCCTCAAGCATGGCCAAAAGAACGTCGTATTCGTGAGGCGTGAGGTTATCTTGTCTGCCGGTGCATTAAACTCACCGCAACTGCTTATGCTATCGGGCATCGGACCTGCTGATCACCTGCAAGAATATGGCATCAATGTTCTGTCCGACCTGCCAGTTGGCGATAATTTGCAAGACCATGTTGGTTTGGGTGGACTCACCTTCGTTGTGGATGCGCCACTAACAGTTACGCGCACACGCTTCCAAACAATACCGGTCGCAATGGAGTACATTTTGCGCGAGCGCGGACCTATGACGTTCTCCGGTGTAGAGGGTGTCGCTTTTCTAAACACGAAATATCAAGATTCATCTGTAGACTGGCCCGACATACAATTTCATTTTCTACCCAGCTCGATTAATTCGGACGGCGGTGAACAAATACGTAAAATTCTCAATCTACGCGATGGCTTCTACAACACCGTCTACAAACCGCTTCAGAATTCGGAAACTTGGTCTATCTTACCGCTGTTGCTGCGCCCCAAGAGCACTGGCTGGGTCCGGCTTAATTCACGCAATCCTCTACAACAACCCAAACTTATACCAAACTACTTCGCACATCAGGAAGATATCGATGTGCTTGTTGAGGGCATCAAACTAGCCATTAATGTGTCCAACACGCAGGCCTTTCAGCGTTTCGGTTCGCGCCCACACAACATACCGCTGCCCAATTGTCGCCATCACGAGTTCATGTCGGACGCCTATTGGGCCTGTGCCATTAAACAGTTCACATTTACCATTTACCATCCAGCGGGCACGTGCAAAATGGGTCCCAGCTGGGATGCGACCGCCGTGGTGGATCCACGCTTGCGTGTTTATGGTGTGTCTGGACTGCGCGTTGCAGACGCCAGCATAATGCCAACCATAATGAATGGGAATCCCAACGCGCCGGTCATTATGATTGGTGAAAAAGCGGCGGACCTCATAAAGGAGGATTGGGGAGCGCGGCCACCGCGTCGAGATGGATAA